AGCCCCGCCGCCGCCCCGTCCCCGCTTTCCCAAGCCCGCGAGGACAGCCAGGACCCTGACCTGACAGGATGGCGCCCAGACCCGGCCGGCAGCGCGTCCTCTCGCGCCTGCGCAGCGGAGCATTGACGCCGCCGCCAGAAAGAAAGATGGCCGAGAGTCACGTGCCCGTCGGATCCTGCGGCTGCCCCGCGCGTGCGCCCGGCGCAGCTGTCCGGGCCCTCCTGTCCCGAAGCTGCCGGCGCGCTGAGTTTTGGGGCGCTTTCGGGAAAACGTGCAAACATGGGCATAAAAGTGGATATTtaggaggaaaaagaaaccaTAGCCTATTACAGCTTGTAAAATCGGACAAATGCCAAAGTCAACAAAATCTACAGAAATCACCTGCCTTTCTTAACTGCACCCCTGGGAGATGGGCCGGGGCCGCGGGGCAGGCGGCGGCAGCTGAGCTAGGCGGTCAGCCCCGCACTCCACCGGGCGCCGCCGACACCTGTGCACCGGCTTCGCTCCTGCCTGTATCAGGAGTGCAGGCGGCACGGCACCCTACCCCGACGGCTCCGCGCGTTTCCTTAACCCGCCGGTTCGCTCCTGCACCTGGACAGGTGACTCCGGCGCCCTGAAGACAAGCCTGCCTTTTCCGCGTGCGTCTTGCggccctccccccgccccatcTCCTTCTGCTTTGCTGTTTTAGTCACTTGGGTTCTCGGGCTTGCGTCCCAGCAAAGAAAGGTGAGGACCGGCGGAGCACCCCGGGATCCGGGCTCCCGGACGCCCAGTAGCGTATGCCCGTCCCCTGGTCGTCGGAGCTTCCAGGCGGCCCAGGGTTCCCGCACAGCTTTCCTCCCGCGCCGGCCGGCCGGCCGACCTGGGCACTGGGCGCTGCGCCTTCCACGGACCGGCCCTGTGCTAGTTTTACCCTGAGGGGTGCACGAGGAAGGTTCCAGCACGTCCACTGGACAGGGAAGACAGGACCAACCGGGGGCGACGGGACCTGCTGGCGTCTGCTCAGCTTCACGGGCCTTTTCGGGGGCCTACGAGCATATCGGTTAACCGCAGCTTCACAAGGGCTACGTGGCGGGAAGCCCCGAACGGTCGGCAGAGAGAAGCACCTGCAGCTTGCCCAGTACACACACTGGGTACTGAACCTATCCCGATTACAGCTAAGGCGGACAGCGGCTCTCCTCTCCAGACTCCCCTGGCCGCTGCCGCTGCCCCAATCCCTGAGCGGCCAACGGGAGCAGAGCCCGCCCCATCCCAGCGCTCCGGACCAGGCACACAGCGCACCCCCTCGCCCCTCGTGCTCGCCGCCCGGGGCGACAGAAGTCCCGGACCGGGGCAGTGAGCATGCGTCGGCGTGACGTCGGCGTCAGGTCAAGGGTCGGCCGGGCAACATGGCGGCGGCGGTGACCTTCCGCCGGCTGCTGTGCCGGTGCCGCGCGTCCGTGCCGAGCCTGCCTGGGGGCGCCAGGTGTATCGGGGTGCAGACTTCGCCGACGGGGGAGAAGGTCACGCACACTGGCCAGGTAACGGCCGCGGGGGTGGGCGGAGGACGCCTCCATCATGGGGCCCGCGGCTCGGCACCATCAGGGACCCCGGGGGTTCCCCGTTTCAGGCGGCGGCGGTGCCCGGCGCCCGGCCCCCGTCCACGCCCCGGGCCCGCCGTTGTCTCCCTCCTGCCGGTCCTCGCCTTCCCCGCTCCGGCAGGTCTTTGAAAAGTGCATGGGCGCCTTTGAGAATTGTCAGCGTTGGCGAGGAAGTAAAGATGAGAGGCTTCTGCTTCGGAAAGGTGGCTTCATACTGCAGTGTCTCCTCCATGCCCGGATCGTGCGCGGACTGTGTTTTCCTTAGCGCGCCGTCTTAGTTAGGGTTCTCgacagaaacagaaccagcaggaggtgtctgtaaatacgagattttaCGAGGGCgtcgcacccaattgtggggatgCTGGAGTCCAAATTTCAGAGGCCTCGAGCTGACAAAGTGACTTTGACATCGGTGACAAAGTCATCGATGAACTCTCCAGAAGAGGCTGCTGCTTGgcttaagaagaaatgaaggttttctgttcttccttaaaaaaaaaatcttaagccTCTTGGGTTCTTTCATCGTGGAGGACACTCCCATAGTTGAGCCTAGTTGTAATAGATCACAGATTCAATCAGTCGACGGGTCGTTTAATACACCAGCCACGAGGTCCTTGCAATAACGGTCAGGCCGGTGCTGgcttgaccagataactgggcaccttcacctggccaagttgacacctgaaccttaTCATCGGGCATAGAGTCACACGCAGACTGCAATGGACAGCTTTTAGCAAATAGGAAAAACAGTCCACCCCACACAGATATGGGATGTTAAGATGTTAGTGATGTTTGTGCAGTTATCGGAGTCTCATCTTCAAGGGTCTTGCAAACTCTGAAAGGAGACTTTTCCTGTGGGTAACTGGATTACTGTGGAATAACTCCATTTGGAGAACAGAACAATGGATTTTTTagattttaatatatgtataatgttaaataatttcattaactTGAGTGTCTGTTGTAGTCCACAATGCAAAAACAGTGTGAATTGTAAACCTGAATA
This region of Tamandua tetradactyla isolate mTamTet1 chromosome 9, mTamTet1.pri, whole genome shotgun sequence genomic DNA includes:
- the MRPL36 gene encoding large ribosomal subunit protein bL36m; this encodes HADACSLPRSGTSVAPGGEHEGRGGALCAWSGALGWGGLCSRWPLRDWGSGSGQGSLERRAAVRLSCNRDRFSTQCVYWASCSAPKLSAPAASGQEGPDSCAGRTRGAAAGSDGHVTLGHLSFWRRRQCSAAQAREDALPAGSGRHPVRLGPGMAALLRTAAASVVRPLLHLRPCAANPRAVSTLLPGSPRNAGSVGANLLRPSAAIASVLSSYLLPRVQPALGFKTKGVIKKRCKDCYRVRRRGRWFIYCKTNPRHKQRQM